One Candidatus Sulfotelmatobacter sp. DNA window includes the following coding sequences:
- a CDS encoding acyl-CoA thioesterase, producing the protein MTEDRNQARHVRDSASEMTQLVLPQHANVHGSVLGGTVMHWIDLAAAVVANRHCRRPVVTASFDEMSFLAPIQIGQLALIHSRITLVDKSSMEIRVDVESEDLLSGERRQTGTAYVTFVALDPVTSRPTPVPRLILDTQEEREEHARAVERRRLRLERRKKALAERAAHREG; encoded by the coding sequence TTGACCGAGGATCGAAACCAGGCGCGCCACGTCCGCGACTCCGCGTCCGAGATGACGCAGCTGGTGCTGCCGCAGCACGCCAATGTCCACGGCAGCGTGCTGGGTGGTACCGTCATGCACTGGATCGACCTGGCGGCCGCGGTGGTCGCCAACCGCCACTGTCGGCGGCCGGTGGTCACGGCCTCGTTCGACGAGATGTCGTTCCTGGCGCCCATCCAGATCGGGCAGCTCGCGCTGATTCATTCGCGCATCACTCTGGTGGACAAGAGCAGCATGGAAATCCGTGTGGACGTCGAGTCCGAAGATCTGCTGAGCGGCGAGCGTCGCCAGACCGGGACCGCCTACGTCACCTTCGTAGCGCTGGATCCGGTCACTTCGCGGCCCACTCCGGTGCCGCGGCTGATCCTCGACACTCAGGAAGAGAGGGAGGAGCACGCGCGCGCGGTCGAACGACGCCGCCTGCGCCTCGAACGGCGAAAGAAAGCGCTGGCCGAACGGGCCGCGCACAGGGAGGGTTGA